One window from the genome of Nicotiana tomentosiformis chromosome 5, ASM39032v3, whole genome shotgun sequence encodes:
- the LOC138892391 gene encoding uncharacterized protein yields the protein MEQGGSNKAQSAGNFSGTFGGGGGGGRLVFKGGSSGPSLSFAQSSVYRDCIIMVHGRNTMDDLIELGMVDFDVIMGMDWLYSCFAKLDCRTRIVSFEFPNEPIIEWKGDDVVPKDRGTKFTANFWKNFQLGLGNQVVRDPSLIVPVETIEVNEELVYEEIPVAILDRQVWKLRNKEIASVKVLWQNQQVEEATWEAEEEMKKKYPHLFE from the exons atggagcaaGGGGGTAGCAACAAGGCCCAGTCAGCGGGAAACTTTAGTGGTACttttggtggtggtggtggtggtggcagGTTGGTATTTAAGGGAGGGTCGTCGGGGCCATCCCtatcctttgctcagtcttcg gtttatagggattgtattATCATGGTGCATGGTCGGAACACCATggacgatctcattgaattggggatggttgattttgatgtaataatggggatggattggctttattcatgttttgctaagcttgattgccgaaccagaatcGTTAgttttgaatttccaaatgagccaattattgaatggaagggggatgatgtggtgccgaaag atcgagggacaaagttcacagctaatttttggaagaattttcagCTAGGTTTGGGtaatcag gtggttagagatccgtcgcttattgttccagtggagactattgaggttaatgaggaattggtttatgaagagattccagttgctattcttgataggcaagtctggAAGCTGAGaaacaaagagattgcctccgtgaaagtgttgtggcaaaaccaacaggtcgaagaggccacctgggaagctgaggaagagatgaagaagaagtatcctcatttgtttgaatag